In Bos indicus x Bos taurus breed Angus x Brahman F1 hybrid chromosome 23, Bos_hybrid_MaternalHap_v2.0, whole genome shotgun sequence, a single genomic region encodes these proteins:
- the DXO gene encoding decapping and exoribonuclease protein isoform X1 → MESRGTKREAGKIEVAEPRNKLPRPAPSLPTDPALYSGPFPFYRRPSELGCFSLDAQRQYHGDARALRYYSPPPTNGQSPNFDLRDGYPDRYQPRDEEVQERLDHLLRWLLEHRGQLEGGPGWLAGAIVTWRGHLTKLLTTPYERQEGWQLAASRFQGTLYLSEVETPAARVQRLTRPPLLRELMYMGYKFEQYMCADKPGVSPDPSGEVNTNVAFCSVLRSRLGNHPLLFSGEVDCTDPQAPSTQPPTCYVELKTSKEMHSPGQWKSFYRFRTGVDRMRTLHKLLKWWAQSFLPGVPNVVAGFRNPEGFVCSLKTFPTMEMFEYVRNDRDGWNPSVCMNFCAAFLSFAQNTAVQDDPRLVYLFSWEPGGPVTVSEHRDAPHAFLPPWYVEAVTQDLPSPPKTPSPKD, encoded by the exons ATGGAGTCCAGAGGGACCAAGAGAGAAGCTGGAAAGATAGAGGTCGCTGAGCCTCGGAACAAGCTCCCCCGCCCAgcgccctccctgcccacagacCCTGCCCTCTACTCTGGGCCCTTTCCTTTCTACCGGCGCCCTTCCGAATTGGGCTGCTTCTCTCTGGATGCACAGCGCCAGTACCATGGAGATGCTCGCGCTTTGCGGTACTACAGCCCACCTCCCACCAATGGTCAAAGCCCCAACTTTGACCTCAGAGACGGATACCCTGATCGATACCAGCCCCGGGACGAAGAGGTCCAAGAAAGGCTGGACCACCTGCTACGCTGGCTCCTGGAGCACCGAGGCCAGCTAGAGGG GGGTCCAGGCTGGCTGGCAGGGGCCATAGTGACGTGGCGGGGGCACCTGACAAAACTGCTGACAACACCATATGAGCGGCAGGAAGGCTGGCAGCTGGCAGCCTCCCGGTTCCAGGGGACGCTCTACTTGAGTGAGGTAGAGACGCCGGCTGCTCGGGTTCAGAGGCTTACCCGGCCACCGCTTCTCCGGGAGCTTATGTACATGGGGTACAAATTTGAGCAGTACATGTGTGCAG ACAAACCCGGAGTCTCCCCAGATCCTTCTGGGGAAGTTAACACCAACGTGGCCTTCTGCTCTGTGCTACGCAGCCGCCTGGGAAACCACCCTCTTCTTTTTTCCGGGGAGGTGGACTGCACAGACCCCCAGGCCCCATCCACACAGCCCCCCACCTGCTATGTGGAGCTCAAGACCTCCAAGGAGATGCACAGCCCTGGCCAATGGAAGAGCTTCTACAGGTTCAGGACAGGGGTGGACAGGATGAGAACCTT ACACAAGCTCCTGAAATGGTGGGCCCAGTCGTTCCTGCCAGGCGTCCCAAATGTTGTTGCTGGCTTCCGTAACCCGGAGGGTTTTGTCTGTTCCCTGAAGACCTTTCCTACCATGGAGATGTTTGAATACGTCAGG AACGACCGTGATGGCTGGAACCCCTCCGTGTGCATGAACTTCTGTGCTGCCTTCCTTAGTTTCGCCCAGAACACAGCAGTTCAGGATGACCCCAG GCTCGTCTACCTCTTCTCCTGGGAGCCCGGCGGCCCTGTCACAGTGTCTGAACACCGAGATGCACCCCATGCCTTCCTGCCTCCATGGTACGTGGAAGCTGTGACCCAGGACCTCCCATCACCGCCCAAGACGCCCTCCCCCAAGGACTGA
- the DXO gene encoding decapping and exoribonuclease protein isoform X3 — translation MESRGTKREAGKIEVAEPRNKLPRPAPSLPTDPALYSGPFPFYRRPSELGCFSLDAQRQYHGDARALRYYSPPPTNGQSPNFDLRDGYPDRYQPRDEEVQERLDHLLRWLLEHRGQLEGGPGWLAGAIVTWRGHLTKLLTTPYERQEGWQLAASRFQGTLYLSEVETPAARVQRLTRPPLLRELMYMGYKFEQYMCADKPGVSPDPSGEVNTNVAFCSVLRSRLGNHPLLFSGEVDCTDPQAPSTQPPTCYVELKTSKEMHSPGQWKSFYRFRTGVDRMRTLHKLLKWWAQSFLPGVPNVVAGFRNPEGFVCSLKTFPTMEMFEYVRNDRDGWNPSVCMNFCAAFLSFAQNTAVQDDPRTLSAPQARLPLLLGARRPCHSV, via the exons ATGGAGTCCAGAGGGACCAAGAGAGAAGCTGGAAAGATAGAGGTCGCTGAGCCTCGGAACAAGCTCCCCCGCCCAgcgccctccctgcccacagacCCTGCCCTCTACTCTGGGCCCTTTCCTTTCTACCGGCGCCCTTCCGAATTGGGCTGCTTCTCTCTGGATGCACAGCGCCAGTACCATGGAGATGCTCGCGCTTTGCGGTACTACAGCCCACCTCCCACCAATGGTCAAAGCCCCAACTTTGACCTCAGAGACGGATACCCTGATCGATACCAGCCCCGGGACGAAGAGGTCCAAGAAAGGCTGGACCACCTGCTACGCTGGCTCCTGGAGCACCGAGGCCAGCTAGAGGG GGGTCCAGGCTGGCTGGCAGGGGCCATAGTGACGTGGCGGGGGCACCTGACAAAACTGCTGACAACACCATATGAGCGGCAGGAAGGCTGGCAGCTGGCAGCCTCCCGGTTCCAGGGGACGCTCTACTTGAGTGAGGTAGAGACGCCGGCTGCTCGGGTTCAGAGGCTTACCCGGCCACCGCTTCTCCGGGAGCTTATGTACATGGGGTACAAATTTGAGCAGTACATGTGTGCAG ACAAACCCGGAGTCTCCCCAGATCCTTCTGGGGAAGTTAACACCAACGTGGCCTTCTGCTCTGTGCTACGCAGCCGCCTGGGAAACCACCCTCTTCTTTTTTCCGGGGAGGTGGACTGCACAGACCCCCAGGCCCCATCCACACAGCCCCCCACCTGCTATGTGGAGCTCAAGACCTCCAAGGAGATGCACAGCCCTGGCCAATGGAAGAGCTTCTACAGGTTCAGGACAGGGGTGGACAGGATGAGAACCTT ACACAAGCTCCTGAAATGGTGGGCCCAGTCGTTCCTGCCAGGCGTCCCAAATGTTGTTGCTGGCTTCCGTAACCCGGAGGGTTTTGTCTGTTCCCTGAAGACCTTTCCTACCATGGAGATGTTTGAATACGTCAGG AACGACCGTGATGGCTGGAACCCCTCCGTGTGCATGAACTTCTGTGCTGCCTTCCTTAGTTTCGCCCAGAACACAGCAGTTCAGGATGACCCCAG GACTCTATCTGCCCCCCAGGCTCGTCTACCTCTTCTCCTGGGAGCCCGGCGGCCCTGTCACAGTGTCTGA
- the DXO gene encoding decapping and exoribonuclease protein isoform X2: MESRGTKREAGKIEVAEPRNKLPRPAPSLPTDPALYSGPFPFYRRPSELGCFSLDAQRQYHGDARALRYYSPPPTNGQSPNFDLRDGYPDRYQPRDEEVQERLDHLLRWLLEHRGQLEGGPGWLAGAIVTWRGHLTKLLTTPYERQEGWQLAASRFQGTLYLSEVETPAARVQRLTRPPLLRELMYMGYKFEQYMCADKPGVSPDPSGEVNTNVAFCSVLRSRLGNHPLLFSGEVDCTDPQAPSTQPPTCYVELKTSKEMHSPGQWKSFYRHKLLKWWAQSFLPGVPNVVAGFRNPEGFVCSLKTFPTMEMFEYVRNDRDGWNPSVCMNFCAAFLSFAQNTAVQDDPRLVYLFSWEPGGPVTVSEHRDAPHAFLPPWYVEAVTQDLPSPPKTPSPKD, translated from the exons ATGGAGTCCAGAGGGACCAAGAGAGAAGCTGGAAAGATAGAGGTCGCTGAGCCTCGGAACAAGCTCCCCCGCCCAgcgccctccctgcccacagacCCTGCCCTCTACTCTGGGCCCTTTCCTTTCTACCGGCGCCCTTCCGAATTGGGCTGCTTCTCTCTGGATGCACAGCGCCAGTACCATGGAGATGCTCGCGCTTTGCGGTACTACAGCCCACCTCCCACCAATGGTCAAAGCCCCAACTTTGACCTCAGAGACGGATACCCTGATCGATACCAGCCCCGGGACGAAGAGGTCCAAGAAAGGCTGGACCACCTGCTACGCTGGCTCCTGGAGCACCGAGGCCAGCTAGAGGG GGGTCCAGGCTGGCTGGCAGGGGCCATAGTGACGTGGCGGGGGCACCTGACAAAACTGCTGACAACACCATATGAGCGGCAGGAAGGCTGGCAGCTGGCAGCCTCCCGGTTCCAGGGGACGCTCTACTTGAGTGAGGTAGAGACGCCGGCTGCTCGGGTTCAGAGGCTTACCCGGCCACCGCTTCTCCGGGAGCTTATGTACATGGGGTACAAATTTGAGCAGTACATGTGTGCAG ACAAACCCGGAGTCTCCCCAGATCCTTCTGGGGAAGTTAACACCAACGTGGCCTTCTGCTCTGTGCTACGCAGCCGCCTGGGAAACCACCCTCTTCTTTTTTCCGGGGAGGTGGACTGCACAGACCCCCAGGCCCCATCCACACAGCCCCCCACCTGCTATGTGGAGCTCAAGACCTCCAAGGAGATGCACAGCCCTGGCCAATGGAAGAGCTTCTACAG ACACAAGCTCCTGAAATGGTGGGCCCAGTCGTTCCTGCCAGGCGTCCCAAATGTTGTTGCTGGCTTCCGTAACCCGGAGGGTTTTGTCTGTTCCCTGAAGACCTTTCCTACCATGGAGATGTTTGAATACGTCAGG AACGACCGTGATGGCTGGAACCCCTCCGTGTGCATGAACTTCTGTGCTGCCTTCCTTAGTTTCGCCCAGAACACAGCAGTTCAGGATGACCCCAG GCTCGTCTACCTCTTCTCCTGGGAGCCCGGCGGCCCTGTCACAGTGTCTGAACACCGAGATGCACCCCATGCCTTCCTGCCTCCATGGTACGTGGAAGCTGTGACCCAGGACCTCCCATCACCGCCCAAGACGCCCTCCCCCAAGGACTGA